The window AGCAGACTCAACTCTCGACTCCAAACActtaaaaagaaacagaaacaataCTGAATATCATTGTTCTGATCTTATTTCAGGCTAAAATCAATAGCTTTggttaataataattaaatctgGATAATATCTCTTAGTTATCGTCTCCTCTGTCACAGCAGCGGCCATGTGACGTTGTTATAGAGATGATTTGAATTATATTAaatcatgataaaaaaaatactccCTTTTATTACAGTGGACCCTGACATGCAAACAGCTAGAAATGTCAGTCAAGCTTACAGTAGCTGGGACATCATGCAGGGACATTTCTCTGCCTCATCCCTGCAGGGCCGGAAGGAGGTCTGCGATGCTCTCCACGTAATAATCCGGCACCATCCCCTGCCTCTCCACACACCCGCTACTCTGATGGCCCTCGGCTTCTGCCACGGTGCTGACCCCCGTCAGGGTGAGGAGGGTCTTCAGGCCACAGTTGGAGCCCAGCATGATGTCCGTGTCCAGACGGTCTCCGACCATCAGGCAGCGCTCCCGTTCCACGCCGAACTGAGAGGCCACGCAGTCGAACATGAAGTGGTTGGGTTTGCCCACCGTCTGGGCCTGACGCTGGGCTGCCGTCTCCACGGCCTGCAGCAGGCAGCCCGTACCTGAGGGGCAGCAGGTGAGGAGAGTTTTAGCTTTTATTTTACGCCAATGATTGGATCAGGTTTATAATACTGTATTAAAAAGGTTATTTCTTTTAAAGATTGACTAAACTCCTCCAGAGCCACAGAACACAGGGCTTAAGTAAATATTTTGCATGACAACAAGAGTAAAGGATTGGTGACATTTATACAGACACATTAACCTTATAATACTGACTCCTTTAATTTCTTGATCTGAAAAAGTCACATATAAGGTCTTTAGTTCAGTTTGCTGCAGTGTATTAACCAGCTTAAAGTGAAAGAATTGTACATCCTTGCCTGGGACAGCCTTTCCTCCCTCCAGAGGCAGCCTGGTGTCTCTGTTGGTTCCCACAAACAGACAGTCCTGCTGGATCATGTACTGCAAGGCTCGGTTCAGCTTCGTGTAACTGAAGTGTTCGTCGAAGCCGACCACCACCGCCTTCACCTCGGGATCCAGAGGGACGCTGGCCCAGTCGCTCTGCTTTCCGGATATGTGGTCAGGTCCCACCCCGGTCTGCTGGATCCCCACGGcctccagctcctgcttcatTGCGTTGCTTCCTATCAGGTACACTTTACCCTCCAGCTTGCAGACCGTCTTCAGGTACATGGCGGAGCAGTACGCGGTCCCGAACACCTCCTCCTCTGTCACGTTGAACCCCAACGCGGACATTTTGTCGGCATACATCTTCCTCGtcttgctgctgttgttggtgaCGAAGAAGACATTTTTACCGTGCTTTTTGAGCAGGTTTATGACTTGGGCAGCGCCGGGGATGGCTTCGTCCCCTCGCCAAATGACCCCGTCGCAGTCAAACAGGATGCTGTCCACCGACTCCAGCAGCTGTTTCACCAGCGCCCCGCTCAGCCTTGTGCATTTTGACCCGGGCATCGGGGAGTTAAAAGAGATGTTGAGCGCTGTTTGGGTTTAAAACCTAAACCAAATTAAGCACCTGTAGCTGTCGTTACGGCGCTGCTCTCAGCACCCAAACGTTACGGTTAGCGTACCGCGAAGAGACGAGCTGTCAGGGCTTCGTGGCAGTTTAAAAACAGTTCAGACAACACTTTGGGGAGGGTATGAGTGGTGTTGAAACTCACCGGAGAGCCAACCTGACCTTCCACAGACTACTTCCGCACCGGCTTAAAGCGGCAGGAGCAACACAAAAGGGAAGTCCGGTTCACTTCCGGTGACGTAAGACGTAAACCACGTGAATTCGATAAacggtttttgtttttgtttatttttattcaaatatgTCACAGACAGAACAATAGAATTCGATAAACGTAAACCGTTCAATTAAACGGGTTACGTTTTGCGTGACGCAATTGGAACGTCACCCACACAACTAACTTGTAGCTTAAATAGATATGGTTAAGGTCGCGGGTGCTCCAATTTTTTTACATTGTAGTGTAACAAATGGGAAAAGAAGATATATATTTTGGAATTtgctattatattttattattatttatttcaccaaAATCCGTCACATGATgtgttttagtttatttgtaCTTTAAATATGGACTTTTGTTAATACAATTCAAGTTTTTGtggatttatttttgtatttcttttatttttacgaacacaagcttttattttgaaagtatgTGGATATGAGACGTGTAGCTTCCTTCCTCCTCAGTTTACGCAAGTGATGGGATACTGGAATCCTTTTACTGACTCGAGTTTGTATGAGTCACTCACTAAAGTGAATCGGGTTTTCGAGTCGAGTCACTTGAATCAATCACCCAGAGTGTCGCCacggaatgtaaaaaaaaaaaagttccaaaccacgtcccaaatcatcgtgaaaaaggctaaaaatctCCAAGGCgaaaaatttatttttctttctttctctctaaataaattcaaataacccaaacagccaataaattaacattcagtgcGGAACATTGCAAAAATATAAtgaaatgtatgaaactgtgcacaaatagaacatttaaataacctaaacAATAGTGCAATAATtataatattctaacattcaacactgcactattaaaataaaataattatgtacagaatgaatgaactcccgcttccttcaaaataaagccgggAGCGAGTGAGCTGTGAGTCAAATACAAATCATGAGGTCCTGAATCATGCAGAGCAGCGAGCTTTCTACGAGCTGGGAGGGAGAGCGAGGGAGCTGTGAACagcgagtcctgaatcatgagtcctgaatctgAAACTGAGCTGAGCTGGCGAGTTTCTCGTATGGGAGAGGCTCTATGAGCTGGGAGGGAGAGTGAGCTGTGAGCTCCGCTTCAGCCACAGAGCTAATACAGCAATTAGCTTTATACATTTACGCAATTGCAGTTAGAATAACAGTTGTGTGGCATATCTCCTTTTTACAGTTAGCTGGTACTAGCAGCGGTGAGTCAGTGAACGAGTTAATTCagacaatagcccctttcacactgcgacccgccaccttagcgggtccaaattgcaccttcgacccgcgtcgagcaatgtgaacgcttggcgtgtcagagcgacccgtgtcgcctgaagccgagttcagggggcgttgcctagtggcagagcgtcacacgaaacacataaaatgctgggcgtgtacaatgacgtaggcacaagccatgcgtcggaggtagggttaaatgcACCTGTCTGCAtaaaatttttcaaacaaacgatggcgggacaccttgagatatcgtttatgcaattatatatgcagttcatggagatgttattttacggtgcgtgggaaacccatctttctcgccaacccttccagcagaggtccatctttcaccgtccccgaaatgtggcggtaaataacgtcctctgctcggaggctgaggagctcacgGACCTCCTtatctccccagttggccatattaaaaaatgtctccaacttgatgtaggctaaaacagagtaaaacttgtcctcacctgtcgctgttgttctgaatcagctgtccattctatcttttaaactcctcacgtcacgccacgcccacgtccaacccgcgtcgattgcgttcacaccaaactcggctcggcaaaaagactagggtccgacgcagttcgaaaggcgagtcgagttgacgcggtagcccgggtcggcagtgtgaacgcaacagcggtcacgctaaattcgcgaattaaacgcgttttattcggcagtgtgaaaggggctatagactCATAACTCCCTGGTCAGTAAAAAGAATCTTGGGTTTTGAACGATTGACTCACAAATCGCACATCTCTAGTTTGCGCTGTTGCTTATTGAAAGAGGTA of the Odontesthes bonariensis isolate fOdoBon6 chromosome 23, fOdoBon6.hap1, whole genome shotgun sequence genome contains:
- the pgp gene encoding glycerol-3-phosphate phosphatase, whose protein sequence is MPGSKCTRLSGALVKQLLESVDSILFDCDGVIWRGDEAIPGAAQVINLLKKHGKNVFFVTNNSSKTRKMYADKMSALGFNVTEEEVFGTAYCSAMYLKTVCKLEGKVYLIGSNAMKQELEAVGIQQTGVGPDHISGKQSDWASVPLDPEVKAVVVGFDEHFSYTKLNRALQYMIQQDCLFVGTNRDTRLPLEGGKAVPGTGCLLQAVETAAQRQAQTVGKPNHFMFDCVASQFGVERERCLMVGDRLDTDIMLGSNCGLKTLLTLTGVSTVAEAEGHQSSGCVERQGMVPDYYVESIADLLPALQG